In Tursiops truncatus isolate mTurTru1 chromosome X, mTurTru1.mat.Y, whole genome shotgun sequence, the following proteins share a genomic window:
- the RPL10 gene encoding large ribosomal subunit protein uL16 isoform X1, protein MGRRPARCYRYCKNKPYPKSRFCRGVPDAKIRIFDLGRKKAKVDEFPLCGHMVSDEYEQLSSEALEAARICANKYMVKSCGKDGFHIRVRLHPFHVIRINKMLSCAGADRLQTGMRGAFGKPQGTVARVHIGQVIMSIRTKLQNKEHVIEALRRAKFKFPGRQKIHISKKWGFTKFNADEFENMVAEKRLIPDGCGVKYIPNRGPLDKWRALHS, encoded by the exons ATGGGCCGCCGCCCCGCCCGCTG TTACCGGTATTGCAAGAACAAGCCATACCCAAAGTCTCGCTTCTGCCGAGGTGTCCCTG ATGCTAAGATCCGCATCTTTGACCTGGGGCGGAAGAAGGCAAAAGTGGATGAGTTCCCACTCTGTGGCCACATGGTGTCGGATGAATATGAGCAGCTCTCCTCTGAAG CCCTGGAGGCTGCCCGTATTTGTGCCAACAAGTACATGGTGAAAAGCTGCGGCAAAGATGGTTTTCACATCCGAGTGCGGCTCCACCCCTTCCACGTCATCCGCATCAACAAGATGTTGTCCTGTGCTGGAGCTGATAG GCTCCAGACAGGTATGCGTGGTGCCTTTGGAAAGCCCCAGGGCACAGTGGCCAGGGTCCACATTGGCCAGGTCATAATGTCCATCCGCACCAAGCTGCAGAACAAGGAGCATGTGATTGAGGCCCTCCGCAGGGCCAAGTTCAAGTTCCCTGGCCGCCAGAAG aTCCACATCTCCAAGAAGTGGGGATTCACTAAGTTTAATGCAGATGAGTTTGAAAACATGGTGGCAGAAAAGCGGCTCATTCCGGATGGCTGTGGGGTCAAGTACATCCCTAATCGTGGCCCCCTGGACAAATGGCGGGCCCTGCACTCGTGA
- the RPL10 gene encoding large ribosomal subunit protein uL16 isoform X2: protein MGRRPARCYRYCKNKPYPKSRFCRGVPDAKIRIFDLGRKKAKVDEFPLCGHMVSDEYEQLSSEALEAARICANKYMVKSCGKDGFHIRVRLHPFHVIRINKMLSCAGADRYAWCLWKAPGHSGQGPHWPGHNVHPHQAAEQGACD, encoded by the exons ATGGGCCGCCGCCCCGCCCGCTG TTACCGGTATTGCAAGAACAAGCCATACCCAAAGTCTCGCTTCTGCCGAGGTGTCCCTG ATGCTAAGATCCGCATCTTTGACCTGGGGCGGAAGAAGGCAAAAGTGGATGAGTTCCCACTCTGTGGCCACATGGTGTCGGATGAATATGAGCAGCTCTCCTCTGAAG CCCTGGAGGCTGCCCGTATTTGTGCCAACAAGTACATGGTGAAAAGCTGCGGCAAAGATGGTTTTCACATCCGAGTGCGGCTCCACCCCTTCCACGTCATCCGCATCAACAAGATGTTGTCCTGTGCTGGAGCTGATAG GTATGCGTGGTGCCTTTGGAAAGCCCCAGGGCACAGTGGCCAGGGTCCACATTGGCCAGGTCATAATGTCCATCCGCACCAAGCTGCAGAACAAGGAGCATGTGATTGA